A genomic stretch from Limanda limanda chromosome 11, fLimLim1.1, whole genome shotgun sequence includes:
- the lsr gene encoding lipolysis-stimulated lipoprotein receptor isoform X1, which yields MKMLWTVIIAALMATESTMAISVQCPTKRYVAILFQPVTLTCNYQSTASQPPVITWKYKSYCRDPIAAAMNPNSAENLLTQNNPNYDPNIECADSQRTVQIVASKQASAVSLGSEYQGRKISIINNADLNLGQTAWGDSGVYVCSVVSSQDLSGNSEDYTELIVLERKSNNSDLLPGIELLVMEDWLLVLLVVLGFLLLLLLIGICWCQCCPHTCCCYISCPCCPDRCCCPRALYEAGKAVKKGIPNQYAHTQYAQTQYAPSMYAQPAYGGPMQPSMPMLPLPNGAGPPPPHNGYGRDYDGASSVGQGSQVPLLHDQDGGGDRSGYRIQVDPDGNATRAIYYMERELAKLDPSRPNFNRMDNMSEVTSLHDSVEARGGRGGRSQPPPLATLYDRDEAMSTISSVSQQGRHRDDYPRHGGGYMGDKRARSMDNLDDIGRRYNRDNHSPHRDARGRRGSDDEWSTSARGGGGGYDRVADDRRRRDYSPEDRRRGQGGPPSDLSGKRSRSRDDLMDMERDRRYAGGARGGREDYDDGLLREAMERKKMGEQQRARSREHLDSESDRSDRGRAPRGPPALPVSPPSGYPGRRDDYPPPPPPPYSDDERKTNLRKNGAVSRESLVV from the exons atgaagatgttgTGGACGGTGATAATCGCCGCTTTGATGGCAACAG AGTCCACCATGGCCATCTCTGTCCAGTGCCCGACCAAGAGGTACGTCGCCATCCTCTTCCAGCCGGTCACCCTCACCTGTAACTAccagtccaccgcctctcagcCGCCTGTAATCACATGGAAGTACAAATCATATTGCCGGGACCCCATCGCGGCCGCGATGAACCCCAACAGCGCAGAGAACCTCCTGACTCAGAACAACCCCAACTACGACCCCAACATCGAGTGTGCTGACAGCCAGAGGACGGTGCAGATAGTGGCCTCCAAACAAGCCAGTGCGGTGTCTCTCGGGTCAGAGTATCAGGGTCGCAAGATCAGCATCATAAACA ATGCCGACCTGAACCTCGGACAGACGGCATGGGGCGACAGCGGCGTCTACGTTTGTTCTGTAGTCTCTTCCCAGGACCTTTCAGGAAATAGTGAAGACTACACAGAGCTAATTGTTCTTG AGAGAAAGTCAAATAATTCTGACCTTCTGCCTGGGATTGAGTTGCTGGTAATGGAAG ACTGGCTCTTGGTTTTACTGGTGGTGCTGGGgttcctgttgctgctgctcctgatTGGGATCTGCTGGTGTCAGTGCTGTCcacacacctgctgctgctacatCAGCTGCCCCTGCTGCCCCgaccgctgctgctgcccacGGGCAT TGTATGAGGCCGGTAAAGCAGTGAAGAAAGGCATCCCCAATCAGTATGCTCACACCCAATACGCTCAAACCCAATACGCTCCCAGTATGTATGCTCAGCCAGCGTACGGGGGTCCTATGCAGCCTTCGATGCCCATGCTTCCTCTTCCCAATGGAGCTGGACCCCCGCCTCCACACAACGGTTACGGTCGGGATTACGATGGAGCCAGCTCAG TTGGACAGGGCTCCCAGGTGCCTTTGCTGCATGACCAGGATGGTGGAGGGGACCGCAGTGGGTACCGTATCCAGGTGGACCCTGATGGGAACGCCACACGTGCCATTTACTACATGGAGCGAGAGCTGGCCAAATTGGATCCATCCAGACCAAACTTCAACCGCA TGGACAATATGAGTGAAGTCACTTCCCTGCACGATAGCGTGGAGGCTCGAGGAGGCCGCGGGGGTCGATCCCAGCCGCCACCTTTGGCCACACTCTACGACCGGGATGAAGCCATGAGCACCATCAGCAGTGTTTCCCAGCAAGGCCGTCACCGTGACGACTACCCACGGCACGGTGGAGGCTACATGGGGGATAAACGTGCCCGCTCCATGGATAACCTCGACGACATCGGACGCCGCTACAACCGGGACAACCACTCCCCCCACCGTGAtgccagaggaaggagagg TTCGGATGATGAGTGGAGCACCAGTGcccgcggcggcggcggcggctacGACCGTGTCGCTGATGACCGCAGGCGTCGTGACTACTCCCCTGAAGATCGGCgaagaggacagggaggacCCCCCAGTGACCTCTCTGGGAAACGCAGCCGCAGCCGCGATGACCTGATGGACATGGAGAGGGATCGGCGGTACGCTGGCGGTGCCAGGGGCGGACGGGAGGATTACGATGACGGCTTGTTGCGAGAGGCTatggagaggaagaagatgggCGAGCAGCAGCGGGCACGCAGCCGGGAACACCTGGACAGCGAGAGTGACCGCTCGGACCGGGGGAGGGCACCTCGCGGGCCCCCAGCTCTTCCTGTGAGCCCGCCCTCTGGGTACCCTGGTCGCCGGGATGactaccctcctcctccacctccaccttacAGCGATGATGAAAGGAAAACCAACCTCCGTAAG AATGGAGCTGTGAGCCGGGAGAGCCTGGTGGTGTAA
- the lsr gene encoding lipolysis-stimulated lipoprotein receptor isoform X2 — protein MKMLWTVIIAALMATESTMAISVQCPTKRYVAILFQPVTLTCNYQSTASQPPVITWKYKSYCRDPIAAAMNPNSAENLLTQNNPNYDPNIECADSQRTVQIVASKQASAVSLGSEYQGRKISIINNADLNLGQTAWGDSGVYVCSVVSSQDLSGNSEDYTELIVLDWLLVLLVVLGFLLLLLLIGICWCQCCPHTCCCYISCPCCPDRCCCPRALYEAGKAVKKGIPNQYAHTQYAQTQYAPSMYAQPAYGGPMQPSMPMLPLPNGAGPPPPHNGYGRDYDGASSVGQGSQVPLLHDQDGGGDRSGYRIQVDPDGNATRAIYYMERELAKLDPSRPNFNRMDNMSEVTSLHDSVEARGGRGGRSQPPPLATLYDRDEAMSTISSVSQQGRHRDDYPRHGGGYMGDKRARSMDNLDDIGRRYNRDNHSPHRDARGRRGSDDEWSTSARGGGGGYDRVADDRRRRDYSPEDRRRGQGGPPSDLSGKRSRSRDDLMDMERDRRYAGGARGGREDYDDGLLREAMERKKMGEQQRARSREHLDSESDRSDRGRAPRGPPALPVSPPSGYPGRRDDYPPPPPPPYSDDERKTNLRKNGAVSRESLVV, from the exons atgaagatgttgTGGACGGTGATAATCGCCGCTTTGATGGCAACAG AGTCCACCATGGCCATCTCTGTCCAGTGCCCGACCAAGAGGTACGTCGCCATCCTCTTCCAGCCGGTCACCCTCACCTGTAACTAccagtccaccgcctctcagcCGCCTGTAATCACATGGAAGTACAAATCATATTGCCGGGACCCCATCGCGGCCGCGATGAACCCCAACAGCGCAGAGAACCTCCTGACTCAGAACAACCCCAACTACGACCCCAACATCGAGTGTGCTGACAGCCAGAGGACGGTGCAGATAGTGGCCTCCAAACAAGCCAGTGCGGTGTCTCTCGGGTCAGAGTATCAGGGTCGCAAGATCAGCATCATAAACA ATGCCGACCTGAACCTCGGACAGACGGCATGGGGCGACAGCGGCGTCTACGTTTGTTCTGTAGTCTCTTCCCAGGACCTTTCAGGAAATAGTGAAGACTACACAGAGCTAATTGTTCTTG ACTGGCTCTTGGTTTTACTGGTGGTGCTGGGgttcctgttgctgctgctcctgatTGGGATCTGCTGGTGTCAGTGCTGTCcacacacctgctgctgctacatCAGCTGCCCCTGCTGCCCCgaccgctgctgctgcccacGGGCAT TGTATGAGGCCGGTAAAGCAGTGAAGAAAGGCATCCCCAATCAGTATGCTCACACCCAATACGCTCAAACCCAATACGCTCCCAGTATGTATGCTCAGCCAGCGTACGGGGGTCCTATGCAGCCTTCGATGCCCATGCTTCCTCTTCCCAATGGAGCTGGACCCCCGCCTCCACACAACGGTTACGGTCGGGATTACGATGGAGCCAGCTCAG TTGGACAGGGCTCCCAGGTGCCTTTGCTGCATGACCAGGATGGTGGAGGGGACCGCAGTGGGTACCGTATCCAGGTGGACCCTGATGGGAACGCCACACGTGCCATTTACTACATGGAGCGAGAGCTGGCCAAATTGGATCCATCCAGACCAAACTTCAACCGCA TGGACAATATGAGTGAAGTCACTTCCCTGCACGATAGCGTGGAGGCTCGAGGAGGCCGCGGGGGTCGATCCCAGCCGCCACCTTTGGCCACACTCTACGACCGGGATGAAGCCATGAGCACCATCAGCAGTGTTTCCCAGCAAGGCCGTCACCGTGACGACTACCCACGGCACGGTGGAGGCTACATGGGGGATAAACGTGCCCGCTCCATGGATAACCTCGACGACATCGGACGCCGCTACAACCGGGACAACCACTCCCCCCACCGTGAtgccagaggaaggagagg TTCGGATGATGAGTGGAGCACCAGTGcccgcggcggcggcggcggctacGACCGTGTCGCTGATGACCGCAGGCGTCGTGACTACTCCCCTGAAGATCGGCgaagaggacagggaggacCCCCCAGTGACCTCTCTGGGAAACGCAGCCGCAGCCGCGATGACCTGATGGACATGGAGAGGGATCGGCGGTACGCTGGCGGTGCCAGGGGCGGACGGGAGGATTACGATGACGGCTTGTTGCGAGAGGCTatggagaggaagaagatgggCGAGCAGCAGCGGGCACGCAGCCGGGAACACCTGGACAGCGAGAGTGACCGCTCGGACCGGGGGAGGGCACCTCGCGGGCCCCCAGCTCTTCCTGTGAGCCCGCCCTCTGGGTACCCTGGTCGCCGGGATGactaccctcctcctccacctccaccttacAGCGATGATGAAAGGAAAACCAACCTCCGTAAG AATGGAGCTGTGAGCCGGGAGAGCCTGGTGGTGTAA